The genomic DNA GCCAGCTCCTGGGACAAAAGGGAGGAGACAGCTAGAGACGGAGAATACCTACTGGGGATAAAGAGACTGAGAAAGCTTTACTGTAACGTGGGCATTGGCTTCCACATTCAGGTCTTACCGAACGGCAAGATCACAGGCGTGCATAATGAAAACAGATACAGTAAGTCATTTTGCCTTTCAAATAAATGTACAAATGTAACCAAGACTTGAGTAAGTAGACTGAGGCCATTGGGTCCAGTGGTTTCTGTAAGGattgtttaaatgctttttcATTAGCAAATATGTGCTTATTTTAACAATTAAATGCAAAGCATGTCCAATAATATCTGGTCAGTTCATGGGAATAGATAATATGGAATTCACTTGGGCATTACTGGAAAATGTAGAGCAACGATTCCTAAATGTAAAATATGATTCCATCAAACAGAGCTACTGGTGGTGTCATTTACAAACTGCACAGTCCTTTGTACTGattcagggtgtgtgtgtgtgtgtgtgtgtgtgtgtgtgtgtgtgtgtgtgtgtgtgtgtgtgtgtgtgtgtgtgtgtgtgtgtgtgtgtgtgtgtgtgtgtgtgtgtgtgtgtgtgtgttggacagATTTCTGCTCAACTTGATGCCGACTTGCTGTGATGTCATATATAACGTCACAAGATAGAGGCGGTTTTTGGGCATGATGGGAAATTTCTAGCTCATTAGCTCAGATGTTAAGCTGGAAACATGACAACAGAATCTTCTTCATGTTctgtttatttgaaaatatttagATATACTCTGTGAACAGATCGTATATTCTGTGCTTGATAACTTTTATGAGCCCGTAGAGGCTGATTAAATTCATTCCAAATGTAGCCTTTGATAACAGAACATGAAGGATTTTACTCTTGTAAGCATCAGAGTCGACACAAAATATCTGCAAACAGGCGGGGTAACATGAGGAGTCCGAAAATAACCTCTCCACGGACACTCTAGCTGAACCTGACTGAAGGAATGAatgattaaatatattttacctAATTTTACCTAAATctgcattattatttttattagacTCTCATATTTCCGTCCCATTCTGAGTGACTTCCTGCCATGCTCTGGTTACACCGCTGATGGGTCGCCACCCCGCCCGCATACAGTATTTCTTACTAGCTTGTTACTTTGTTTCCTGGCCAAAAGTGTTTTCGACTTGTGATAAGTGATGCATTTCTTCTAATTACTATGCAAGCAATTATTCAGTTGAAATACTGACATGATAAGCCAAGAAGTCATCACTGCTGAGTATAATCAGCCACTCTACACAGCATTTCAAATCCAGACTAGAGGTCGGACAGCAGCTATACATTGATGTTAACAATTTCAGATCAGTGTTttttcggaaatgtcaacagatgagcgcatcagcacacacggggcaacaagcgcacgttaacacaggcgggCACCTACATAATacgcttttttaaattcaaaatgttcaatgccttatcgcgctgatgtgatcgagcccgacccgaaccgaacatcatttctaaatatctgtccgaacccggcccagcCCATCAGGTACCGTCGGGTCCCGAtgggctcggttcgggtatccatcctctagccCAAACATCTCTGCTTTTTCTGTTCTTGGGTATCAATCCAGTCTTACCTCTGTTTGGCTGCCTTTCAGCAGCTAAAAACTGTAGCGGTgtaactagtctcgcattgccagaccttcctccacagcgctccggaggagggtctggctagtgcACACAGCACTCCAGGATAGGATacaaacgtgctctggtttattggcatttctttaaaccaatcacaatcatcatggccggcgctaagcgctggacggagccacggtgcctctgctaaatagcctcgggaaggaacttgttttggtggaacgtgtgtacgttcaaaagttgttttagtcgtgcaacagaaaactcagattggacagatagtctagctagctgtctggatttaccctgcagagatctgaggagcagttaaccatagtcctcagaaatccaccggagtttagaacgccaacacaaagaaagaggaaagtgaCGGAcaggcggaatttccggcaccaccagagcaatcccagaagtggaacgtcgcgGATATAAACTGCAGTGTAACAGTCAGAGTTTAGTAATGTGGTTCTACTGTAATACCAGATAGCACCACATGTTGGTGTCTCCCTCTGTTTGTGATGTGACTAAAGCTAAGAGCTGTGGCCTTCAGTGTAAACTAACTCCCGGGACTTCTAGCTCTCTGCACCTGCACTAGCCCAAAAATCTGTCTTCAGTTCATAGCGACACATAAAGCCTTGATCAATCATTACAGATATACCATTAATTGGGCTCACGACATATAATGTGTGATTTCAACAGCAGCTGTCTGTGGAGAATATGCTTCACTAAGCTAGCCAGAAGAAGTTAGTGTGTTACATTTAATGAAATGGAAGCGTGTCTGTCAAGAGAAGCTTCTAAGAACTCTTTCCATGTGGATTGGCCTTTAGTATGTAAATGTGTTCTGTTTATTTCAAAGTGCAACACATGAATCAGCCACCGTCTGTTTAAGGCCTGCAGTTTAAATACCTAAAAGATAAATGAGCTATTCAGGGGCTTTCCACTGTTCCTGTTCAAATCTTTTTGGGACTATACAGCTCTTCTGAGGCAATCTCAGTAAGCATTATTAGTGTCCCATTTAGTTTGAACTTCCCTTCATGCTGCTGATCATTTCCATGTTTCATCCCAGGCCTTCTAGAAATGTCCCCCGTGGAGAGAGGAGTGCTGACTCTGTTTGGAGTGAGAAGCGGCCTCTTCATCGCCATGAGCGACAAAGGGAAACTCTACGGCTCGGTAAGAACGGATCAGGCCTTGTTCATTTGTTACAAGATGTGTGACCTGAACTGAAAGTGGCAGCATTCTTTGCACAGATGTCTTCCATAAGCTGTATTATTGATATGGTGTAAAGTCAAACAGCATCATCTCCATGCTGGGATGTGTGAAGGTCTCTGGTTTCTACACATCTGAATGCTGTAACCTGGATGTTCGCTGAGGTTAGGAACGATTCCTTAAGTAGGCTAGTTGAGTCCTCTGTctgcaaacaaagcaaaaatagCTCATCTCGGACCTGAGCTTCAACTAGCTGAACCTGAGGGCTTGATTCTGCTAGTGGCACTCTAAGTAGCAATCGGGGATGATGTGGACCAGAAGCTAAACTAATTAACAACCTGGAGGTAATGCACAGGTATtacaaaataatgtttaaaaatgtaaataaagcatttTAATCAGACACTCCAACCAGGAACTACAGAAAATCTCTCTGTACTGAGCTATAAATGAAAGAGTGATTCTTCTCACTTACTGTCCACAGCTGCtttagatatgtgtgtgtgtgtgtgtgtgtgtgtgtgtgtgtgtgtgtgtgtgtgtgtgtgtgtgtgtgtgtgtgtgtgtgtgtgtgtgtgtgtgtgtgtttttcttgtttaattatattcgtggggtccaaagaccgggtatacagtatatttgtggggtccggacagctttgtggggccaaaatgctggaccccacaagtttaaagggctgtttgagggttaagacttggttttaggattagggatagaattaggttatggttagggtgagggtaagggctaaggttaggcatttagttgtgatggttaaggttagggtaaggggctagggaatgcattatgtcaatgacgggtccccacaaagataatGCCATGCAAAGAGTATTGTTTCTAAAGTAAAGCACAATTGTTACTGTTACTCTTATTCAGCCTCTTTTTCATCTTATTACTATTGTTAATACACTTCCCCtaaatttggcagatttgcagactttgatttgctaaactctatgatggctaaggaactctttggtgactttttagggctttatgtcgaccgaAGTGTGACAAAAGTCGAAAAGAATGaaataaaaagcaacaaaacgtttcaaaaacagcaaattaataaaaaaatgtaaaaaatcaCATAAAcatctgagaaagccacaaaaaaaatcggaaaaagcaacatgcaGTATACAGTGaaagatatttaattttttcGATGTatgcatgtcaataaactacacacgtctggcccttgatgtgattctcttttcCTGTGTGGCCCCTAATGAAAAtgtgtttgacacccctgatcaAGACTGTTGCTGACCTATTGACTGGTAGTCTCGCAttaccagacctatctccacagcgctgcggtaAGGTCTAGCTACATGCCTTGTCTTTACTGGGATAGGGGAAAAAATCAACTGCTGTGGCTTGtacaaactatttctttaaaccaatcacaaccgcccTGCGCGGCGCTAAGCCCCGATAGCAGAGATAGCGATAGGGGAGGAACATCACACATGCCGGATGTCAGGCTtcatcccagcaatgtacatctgTTGAGCCAGAATAACTGACTGGTACCAGTGTGCTGTGTTTGTGCCATGATGTGACGGAGTCAAAAAACAGCCTTCAgaatgtttgtctttttttcccggAGTTTATCATAAGACTATCTTTAATTGTCCCTTTTTGGATGGTCAGAGGACTCTTTAATCTTACCTCTACATTCAAACAGCTTTACTGATGGGCATGgttctggcaaaaaaaaactaattcttAAGGACTGCAAAAACTCAAATCCACCATGTTTCAGAAACTGGCTACATGAACTTGTTTCAGTGATCCACATGGAGAAACTGTGGACTAAGTATTCAAAACATCAGCATAAATGGGAAGAATCATGGGGCCCCTTTTTGCAATATCTGGACCCAATTTGattctacttttatttatgCAAGTAAGTATGGACTGATTTGGTCTATGCCGgtctttgtttggtttttgtatGCATACTACTGgacatctttgggttttggtttctttGGCTTGGGGTTAAGATGAATTGGGCATACTTGtacctctccccccccccttgtgTCTGTAGGCGTGTATGTGAGTATGCTTGTTTGTTTCGTTTGTATTTTGGGTGttgatttttatgtattttgttcATATGTTGTCAAAAAACGTCaataaaaacaatcttaaaaaaacagcCTTCATTCAGTCTTATGATCAGATTATAGACACTGAACTGTTTATGTGTTATATCTAACACACCCTTACTCCACATCAcagagaacattttaaaataagtttttttttatttgcttgtaaataaacacataactgttacaatgtatttaaaataacaattaaacTGAGATGAAACTAATAATAATTCAAATACAATGCTCAGAAATGGGACCTAAAAGTATAAGAACTATTAATATCCAGATGACGCAGATCACCCGGTGTCCGCTGCTTCTGTCTGATTTTATTCCATGTCTCAGTGATGGTACGTGGTTTCCTCTGGCCCCGAGCCACAGGTGTAATGTTTTATTTGGTAACATTGGAGTGATCAGCTCCAGTTAAAGTTGTTGTGAATGCTACCTGAGGCTAATGCAGTCATAATCCAAACACCAGTTAGTCATCCAACAGTTAGTCATCCACTTACTCATCTAACAGCAGGCCTGTAGGTAGGTGGTTGGATGGggggtggagagtctcagggggCAGATTGACCTTTGGCTGAAGCTGCTCACAGACCTCTGTGAGGGAGCCTGCCAAGCCACTGTGGGTTTTTTCCCCTTATATTAGTATATAGTATTATATgtcctggctcaggttaaactcattgtgaaacatgaataaacacaaacaatgaatgccatagaactttcttttattatccagtttgacagtcagtcataacagaaaaagatgataaataaacacatttaaagtAGATCTTCTTCAGTATGAAATGGTTAGTTCTTGTTGGACAATGTATGGGTTAGATTATTGTGTTGTGGCTGCTGTaatatgttttctttattctttattttgtgcagagtagagtatgttgtgtgtggacATTGAGAGCGGAAGCTGTGGATGAAATTACTTTTGTATTGGTGCCATGTAATTCCGTGTGGGATGGGCTACTTAGTGGCATGACACGTAATTCAAATATCATAACGGGGCTAAATTGCGTGGTATCGGATctgtgcataaactccagtaccgGAGGCTTTTCATATACTGCTATCAGTATAGGAACAACTCCAAGTATAAGTATCTATGGTAAGGGTGACACAACAAGGACAGCACCTGACCCTGATGCTATTTGTCCACACACCTAAGATAGCCGACTGGGTGTAGATCTGAAATGCTTCTCCTTAGGACAGGGTGGCCTGCTATCGCCTTCTCTAACCTGCTTACAGCTGCTGCCACCATGAGACAAACTCCTGATTTTAACAAGATCCCTATTTTCATGTCATGAAGTccttttctgtttatttacaaACATGATTTAGTTTAAACAAGGAAATGGAAACTTAGAAAATTGGACATGGAAAAAACATCTCATTCTAACAAGAAACTGAGCAATATTTGTCATGGTGGATGCAATACACAATACCACAACAATATCCATATCTTCTGTTGTAGGCGGGTACTGTACATTGTATTGTCTGTTGCAACCCTTAAATATATGGGGGGGTTATGGGCTTATGATGATAGCGATATTATTTCCAAATGTGTGTGGGGAGTTGTCTGCCAATCTGTACTCAGATCAATATATTCACTCAGAAAGCTGAATGTAAATGGCCTTTTATTAAAAACTAATTATAAACTCTGTGTTTTGCGTGCCTTAAAGGATCAGTGTTTGTGAATTTTTATTCTTATGTGTCATCAGGAAAGGTGGAAGTTGAAACCGTCCCAAACAATGGCCACATTCCAGAAACTCAAACAATGATTAGTATAGAGTTGAGAAATTATCATTTTCTTTTATGAATTAAAAATATGTAGAAAGGATTGAAAAGGTCCAGAGAAGAGCTACTGAATTAATCCCAGGaaagaaacatacagtatgttgtatgAAGAAAGACTGAGAAAACTAAGTTTACCGACTCTTCTATACAGAAGAGTTAAATCATAACTCCATTGGTCCAAAAATTAAAGACCGTTGCAACAGTTGAGGCTATCTTTCATTTTTGGACCAATGGAGGTATGACTTAAGAGGGAATTATTTAAAGCTTTACCACAGAACATGCTTGTCTGAAAAGAAAGAATTTATTCAGACTTTGTGCTGTAAAACCATGGAAGAGCTTCCATAAGAAGTTGTGCGtcagttaaaggaatacgccaccgtttgttgaaatagggcttatcacggtctaccctggctgtagataggtggtctaacgcattttttgtctcagtgcaagtaattaggttgtttttttgtcttttgttggctcacttttactcacaacatgctaaccggcaacataggattccattcactacgctaagctaactagcggggGCGCTGCCAGTGTTTCACCGCactaaaacaatgcatacacaaaaaatgcgttggcccacctacctacagctaggggagaccgtgataagccctatttcaacatacggtggcgtatccctttaactctTTCAAGAATAGGGTGTATACATAGTgtctgttaaaagaaaaaatatgtaatgtacAATTATAAAGCCTGTTTGTAATTTATGTAACTTATTTATGAAATGGAAGCCATTCTTAATCAAGTAAGGAATGTGCTTTCAAATTTGTTTATATCATTTTTGGTTTTGTGGTGTTTGAGTCTGGAAcagaggattttatatcctgtaCCAGAAAATGTTCACTACATTTCAATACATTTTCCTCGTATTCCTCTCCTCAGGGCCACTACAACGATGAATGCAAGTTCAAGGAGAATCTCTTGGCCAACAACTATAACGCGTATGAATCAGCTGCCTACCCTGGCATGTACATCGGCCTCAGCAAGACCGGCAAGACCAAAAGAGGCAACCGGGTCACACCCACCATGACCATGACACACTTCCTTCCCAGGATATGAATTTTAAGATCAAAACTCTGAGCAGTACAGAAGAAAGCCAAGGCCACTGTGTTCTCCTTCTACAACTAACACAACGCAACACAAACTGCTGCACTTTCAAACGTTTTTGCCCAATCACGAGCTAACCGGCGCTGTAGGCAACGTTTACACCGACCAAAGAACAGTCATGTGGCTTCAACATGGCTGTGAATGAAGACTCCAATGGCCAGAATACAAAGCAGTATGAGTGTTAACATTGTTATCAGTAAAAATAGCAGGTGCTCGACTGAACTAATCAGGGCCCAAATCATTATTATCGTATTTGAGTTGTTTCCATTACCAGTCTCAGGTAGCTGAGGTGGTGGCCATATAAAGCACCCAGCTACCAGGGAACGTTCCCACCACATTGGCTAACGTTACCCACAAGTTctaataacattttaaaggaACTGTCAAACTCGGTTCAGAGAAGgtttaaagcccagttcagaccaaagattcgcaaCAGGACGAAACTGATTAGAACGTTGCAGGGAAAGGTTGCAacggtctgaaccggcccgtctcagctcgactcaaaccagtTGATGGTGTcactgcgactcagctggtcaagtctccagaggctggttttagaacgtaagagacatCACCTgcttcaacagccaatagagaagtcagatggtaaagtcagctataaactatagaaatgaaatgatccataatccattttattttaatgttacaaacagctggtcGAAATTGCAGAGTTTTAGAATGAGCCTCAGCGACCGCCCAAATGCACGGTAACGTTAGATGGTCAagcgagatagagagtgactgaagaacATTAGAAGAAAgctgtgaatcagagaaatagtCTTCGCCGAATCACCACTAGAAATGTAACTATAGCAAGCATCTcaatatcactaacgttatccacattcatatttagacgaaACAAACGATATATCCAGCTCCAAGTCGAaagttagaacggaagtacaaagagtcgttgctATGCAGATGATACTCTGTTTCATCTCGtctcattggtgtgaactgcCAGGTAGCGagtagttgcaagtttcaaGTCGTCTTgttgcaaatctttggtctgaactgggcttaaaggATGTTAGGCACTAACATTTTAAGAAGATTTTCACCAAACATTTTTAGAATATTTTTATAGAATGTTATcctaccttttaaaaaaaaaaaatcctgggaACCAAAAGAAAACTTCCCACTAAAAACATTACGAGAACAGTGCATGATAACATTCTCAGAACATTCTTGGAACAAAAAAATTCTAGCTGGCCATTTAACTATTGTTAAATAACGATAagtattattttatttgcacaGATCATTTAGAGTTAATAGTGAGACTCTTCATGAGACATCATCTTTATTCATCACCACCTTATTGATAAACCTAGACAGCCCTATTTATCAGCTGTCCATCTCACACATGTCTGACTGAACCAATATGGTTGTTATTTAGCTGGATACCCAGGCGGGATCATGGGCTCATGTTCACTTGTGTTTCATgtgtggaactgcaaccagaaGTCTTTTTTAGGCTTAAAGTCCATTTTTTTCTGCACATAACTACAGTTATTGTTTACCGGGCTCTGAGCACTGTGCCAAACCACTGCTGACCCCACAAGAGCACTGATAAACAGGTTCAATGCATCCAACGTAGACGCTGATGGAGGACTAAAGGGCCTAACAGGGCTAACAACAAACCCTAGCCGGCCGGGAGCCAGTCTTcataactagggttgggtaccgaaactcggtgccaatagggaaccggtgccgacgtaaacggtagtaacaagaccgaataagaacgaaaatttcggtgcctcatttcggtgcttgactttacactacacctgacagcatgtaacgttagcctacctttagctagcagctggattaaacaccggtaaaatgttgacagctaacgttaaacagtgtaaagtgtgactgtatttcactgtggaggacttcaacagcgggatgtaacagtctgctctgcagcgcagcagctgccgttgttgcaattcatagatatacagtatgtttatatggtcggaatgaaacaacacagacggtgcgttcacttgcagctgccgttgtcggaattaaacaacacagacggtgcattcacttaaaacaggtagcctcgtggtgcattcacagtaattgtaaaatacccttttcccatctggggttcaacagcaatttactggtgaaataacttattgttattgttatagttattacattattattaaatctttaattttgaccatgtccttagcaataaacaagtcactgactgttgtttactacccttattttttttcttatttttttttttactttattgaaaagtaccgattcaggcaccgtttaggcaccggaaccgttttaaaagtatcgatttagcaccggaaccgaaaaaaaaccaaacgatacccaaccctattcatAACTATCTGAGCCAATGAGACAATACCTTCACAGTATTTATTCAAGAGAGTTATTTTTAGCATTGACTCCCGACAGCTGACACCTGATATGTGTTCTGATGTTGGCTGTCCAGTTATAATGTTGGTTATTAGAAAGTTGGTATGAAATTCTTTTTTAATGAAGGGACATTTTATAAgggatttttcatttaatttggaTTTTCAAGGAAATACCATTAAAAAGATGGGAAAATACTAaagtacatatatacatacacattttgGAATTTACATTTGGCATttttggtatttatttatttattaggcAGAAAAGCATTGGTGTGTTGAGTAAATGGATGCAGAGttataaaatacataaagcCAGGGAGGACATGCTGATATACAACTCAAACACTTCTATACAGATACTGCTGtctaaaattatattttaaccTAAAGCCTGTCTCCTATTCCCTGAAGCAGAAATTAACAGGCTAAAATATTTGATCTTATATCACATATTTTAATTGGCTGTTTGTCCATGCCTTCAGCTCCTCTTGCCCTGGATATTGTAATTCAGCAGCCATGCTTCTGCCAAACACCAAACGCAGAGATATCTCTCCATGCCCCGGGCTGGACAACACCAGCTCCCCCTCATTGGCTATGAAATCAAATGTGTGATAATTTAACCCCAAGGCCCATCAGCTCTGACAACCACACGCTGTTTAAAGTTCCACATCCAgccattttttttatcattgaggatatttctttcattgttttatgttgtaatttattttgttttaactcTTAGTGCTTTGGTTGGATTGATAATTGATGGCTCTAAATAAACCATTGTTGAAATTGCCTTGCTTCGATTATTTTCAGGTTAGACACATTTTGGATGTATTTAGTATATGACACAAAATCCTCGCTGCCCATGTCACACCATATTCTGATATTCTACAAGACAGCGGCTGCGTATGGACTAAAAagtactaaagtaaaagtactctatatgcagaataatatatattatatgactGAATGATAATTAGTGATGCATTCATGTGTTAATCAcattaatgttgcagctggtaaagctGGGGCTTAATCATGTtatactgctgggtagtttaatctataataatacaatattatttataagtggattatatttaattaagttttaataatctaaatctgcaaagtaactagagCTGACAAAGTGCAGTAaagagtacaatatttgcctctgagatgtagAGGAGTGGAAGTATAAAGTATCAGAAAATAGAAATTCTAAGTAAAGTACTCTGCAACTATGCAGTCTGCATGGAGTGCTGTTCGGGTgtcgctatgggcgggccatagggggcTGGGCCTGCATACTGTAGgctaataataattgtgccctCCCATGCTTTTCATAtgccccccttaagactgaggtctgGCGACGGGTCTGTGTGTAGAGTGTCCCTCTGGAGCTCTCCAGTTTGTGGATGCTGGTGTACAAAGGTTGGTCTTGAGCACCTCCAACctttaaagtacaagtacctcagaaGCGTATagtgcagtacttgagtaaatgtacttagttacattccaccctgTGTCAGAATGTTTGCGGGCGGGAGTAGAACACACCCACAGATGAAGAAAGCGAGACCGGAGATGTTACATTTTAGCAAGCtcaaacatttaatttcatcGGTGATGGACCTTTCACAATGAACCCTTTTGTTCCAGGAAATAGCCTGGTCCCAAATAGCCAGCTGTTAGAACATTGATGTGTATAGTCTAGCATTGCTAGGGGACACAGCTATGTGATGTCCAACTTCTCAGGACCAGAGGAAGCACAGTATGAAGTTGTTCGAGAAGAAAGCTGCACGCAGCAACACCACAGGCTCAACAATCCGCCGTTCCCAACAGGCACGTTtcaacaggcacattttcaattttAGTGTGTATACAATTGTGAAAGACTGCATAGTCACACAGAAGTGGTGGTTTGAACTTTGTGCCCACACTTCTTCATTTTCAGAAGACGTTGACCATGGTGCACCTATAATGGTTTGGGTTAGGGTTGGTATACATTAACTGCTGTACCTGGTCTTGGCATATGATAAACCTTCACACTCAAACTGTAtttccaacccgttctcacccCCAACTGGTAAAATACTGAcacttggtcagtgtctctcagcgtcagataccgatgcaaaaatcccccttcagcgtctgtatggaacgcaccgggcagagcagcagctcgaccgtggcgctgtaagatgacgtagtattgtgagagagacaacggtagagaatagtatgaaagaccgaaaaccTGCGCAAGGAggttggtggatgggtcaatcAACATAGGAcgttcacccaggagaccggggttcgtgtcccgttcttgtcccgcgtgtcactgaaacgtacctTTTGTAACACCACcaacaatcttttcctaaacctaactgtcccgttcttcttgccgcatgtcagttaaacgtaagTCCCAagccagagcgtcaaaaagtgaggccaagagtcccgaccaagcgcgtctaaatatgacgctaaaggagactttttgcgtcgaTAACAAGTGCcgaaggcacctgaccaagcttTGCTTTTTGAcgcaatgggagtgagaatgtattAATATTTCATGTATCACTGGTACCCGAAGTGAACCccccaccatcaccaccactgtCTACCTCCAGGCCATCAGTACTTTGATGCTGCTTTCATGCTGTGAA from Perca fluviatilis chromosome 10, GENO_Pfluv_1.0, whole genome shotgun sequence includes the following:
- the LOC120567114 gene encoding fibroblast growth factor 4-like, which produces MSSPGSKLPLLLYGILLCSSFAPLPVISSKRRSIGSGGPAARDSASSWDKREETARDGEYLLGIKRLRKLYCNVGIGFHIQVLPNGKITGVHNENRYSLLEMSPVERGVLTLFGVRSGLFIAMSDKGKLYGSGHYNDECKFKENLLANNYNAYESAAYPGMYIGLSKTGKTKRGNRVTPTMTMTHFLPRI